One Pullulanibacillus sp. KACC 23026 DNA segment encodes these proteins:
- the cysK gene encoding cysteine synthase A: MVRVANSVAELVGQTPIVKLNRVVDDNSAEVYLKLEYFNPGSSVKDRIALAMIEAAEEEGLIKPGVDTIIEPTSGNTGIGLAMIAAAKGYEAIFVMPETMSMERRNLLRAYGAKLVLTPGAEGIKGSIAKAEQLANDNGYFMPQQFKNPANPEVHRRTTGKEIVEQMDQLDAFVSGIGTGGTISGAGSVLREKFPNVKIVAVEPADSAVLSGGKPGPHKLQGLGTGFVPDTLDTKIYDEIVAVTTEEAFAAARRVGREEGILTGISSGAAIHAALKVAKELGKGKKVLAIVPDNGERYLSTPLYQFDAE, from the coding sequence ATGGTACGTGTTGCTAATTCAGTTGCCGAACTAGTCGGTCAAACACCAATTGTAAAGTTAAACAGAGTAGTAGATGACAACAGTGCAGAGGTCTACTTAAAGCTTGAATATTTTAACCCTGGGAGCAGCGTCAAAGATCGTATTGCTTTGGCTATGATTGAAGCTGCAGAAGAAGAAGGCTTAATTAAGCCGGGCGTTGATACGATTATCGAACCAACTAGTGGAAACACAGGTATTGGTCTTGCTATGATTGCAGCTGCAAAGGGGTATGAGGCCATTTTTGTCATGCCAGAAACGATGAGTATGGAAAGACGTAACCTCCTTCGCGCATATGGAGCCAAGCTTGTTCTTACTCCAGGAGCTGAAGGAATTAAAGGTTCCATTGCCAAAGCAGAACAGTTGGCCAATGATAATGGCTACTTTATGCCACAGCAATTTAAAAACCCAGCCAATCCAGAGGTTCACAGAAGAACTACGGGTAAAGAAATTGTTGAACAAATGGATCAATTAGATGCGTTTGTTTCAGGAATTGGGACTGGTGGAACTATTAGTGGTGCTGGTAGTGTTCTGCGCGAAAAATTTCCAAATGTTAAAATTGTAGCTGTTGAACCAGCTGATTCAGCTGTTCTTTCAGGAGGAAAACCAGGTCCGCATAAACTTCAAGGACTTGGCACAGGATTTGTTCCGGATACTTTAGATACCAAAATTTATGACGAAATTGTTGCAGTTACTACAGAAGAGGCGTTTGCTGCTGCAAGACGTGTTGGGAGAGAAGAAGGTATCTTAACTGGTATTTCTTCTGGTGCTGCGATTCATGCTGCTCTTAAAGTTGCCAAAGAACTTGGAAAAGGCAAAAAAGTTCTAGCTATTGTTCCAGATAATGGCGAACGTTATCTAAGTACTCCGCTCTATCAATTTGATGCAGAATAA
- a CDS encoding bifunctional cytochrome P450/NADPH--P450 reductase: MKKTDPIPQPKTYGLLGNIPLIDKNSPTLSFGKLAEEFGPIYRFQALNRSILILSGADLVADVSDESRFDKSIGHLLKIRDAGGDGLFTALTKEPNWGKAHRILMPAFSQQAMRGYHRMMLDIASQLIQKWGRLNPDETIDVPDDMTRLTLDTIGLCGFGYRLNSFYRETPHPFVLSMIRTLDEAMHYITRLPIQSKLMFKTRRQYEHDLNYQFNVVDQIIADRRQSGDTGEKDLLARMLNAVDPETDEKLDDENIRYQIITFLVAGHETTSGLLSFAIYFLLKHPDVLKKAYEEVDQQLDDALPTYEQVVSLKYVRMILNEALRLWPTAPQYSLYAKKDTMIAGRYPINKGEPIFVLIPQLHRDKGAWGEDADQFRPERFADPDKVPVHAYKPFGNGQRACIGMQFALHEATLILGQILKHFKLIDYMNYELKVKQTLTLKPENFHIRVHLRDKDSLNLLSPQPKQSVVKRSNYENEQPKASIIGLNDRPLLVLYGSDMGTSEQLARELVDLAEWNGIRGEVASLNDRRGQLPKEGAVIIISSSYNGKAPINAKAFLQWLEGLESEDLSGVTYAVFGCGDRNWASTYQQAPRLIDERLAEKGAKRFSSRGEGDMSGDFEKQFDDWKSQMVTDAMKTFGLKLAANAANKQSTLSVEFVSGLVMSPIVQSYQAIKAKVVENQELQQPGSGRSTRHIEFELPEGFTYQEGDHLGIFPLNSPENVQRVLKRFGLKGGDQVILKATGLSAAHLPLDRPVSLFDLLSQCFELQEPGTRDQIRELAAKTVCPPHQAELENLLKEEVYEKQILQKRVTMLDLIETYEACTISFEHFLELLPSRKPRYYSVSSSPRMQPRRTSITVAIVRADAWSGKGEYRGVASQYLEERKPGDELMVFVRKPESGFQLPSQTETPIIMVGAGTGVAPFRGFLQARSQLKNEGRSLGEAHLYFGCRNDWDYLYREELEGYEKNGLVTLHTAFSRKKGELKTYVQHLIAQENEAFMQLMAHGAKLYVCGDGRHMARDVETELIRGYQQVYGVNETEAKKWLEDLQKQEQYVKDVWAGY, translated from the coding sequence ATGAAAAAAACGGATCCCATCCCACAGCCAAAAACGTATGGCCTTCTAGGAAACATCCCTTTAATTGACAAGAATTCACCGACTTTATCATTTGGCAAGCTAGCAGAGGAATTTGGTCCGATTTATCGATTTCAGGCTTTAAATAGATCGATCCTCATTCTATCTGGTGCTGACTTAGTTGCGGACGTATCGGATGAGAGCCGATTCGATAAATCGATTGGCCATTTACTGAAAATTCGTGATGCCGGAGGAGACGGATTATTTACAGCCTTGACGAAAGAACCCAATTGGGGAAAGGCTCATCGAATTTTGATGCCCGCTTTTAGCCAACAAGCGATGAGAGGCTACCACAGGATGATGCTCGATATTGCGTCACAGCTCATCCAAAAATGGGGCCGGCTTAATCCCGACGAAACCATTGATGTCCCGGATGATATGACTCGTCTTACCCTTGATACCATTGGGCTATGCGGGTTCGGCTATCGATTAAATAGCTTCTATAGAGAAACGCCTCATCCATTTGTCTTAAGTATGATCAGAACCTTAGATGAAGCGATGCACTATATCACAAGACTTCCGATTCAAAGCAAGCTGATGTTTAAAACCAGACGACAATATGAACACGATCTGAACTACCAGTTTAATGTGGTTGATCAGATCATCGCTGATCGAAGGCAGAGTGGAGACACAGGGGAAAAGGATTTACTTGCCCGAATGCTGAATGCCGTCGATCCTGAAACAGATGAAAAATTGGATGATGAGAATATTCGCTACCAAATCATTACTTTTTTAGTGGCAGGTCACGAAACGACTAGTGGTTTACTGTCATTTGCGATCTATTTTCTGCTTAAGCATCCGGATGTGCTGAAAAAGGCTTATGAGGAAGTTGATCAGCAGTTAGATGATGCCCTTCCCACTTATGAACAGGTTGTGAGTTTGAAGTATGTCCGAATGATTTTAAATGAGGCGCTTCGATTATGGCCGACCGCACCCCAATATAGTTTGTATGCGAAAAAGGATACCATGATTGCTGGAAGGTACCCCATAAATAAAGGAGAACCTATTTTTGTTCTCATTCCTCAACTGCACCGAGATAAAGGGGCGTGGGGAGAAGATGCCGACCAATTCCGACCAGAGCGTTTTGCCGACCCGGATAAGGTCCCGGTCCATGCTTATAAGCCTTTTGGTAATGGACAGAGAGCTTGCATTGGGATGCAGTTTGCCCTGCATGAAGCCACATTAATCCTTGGTCAGATTCTTAAGCATTTTAAGCTGATTGATTACATGAATTATGAGTTAAAAGTGAAACAAACGTTAACGCTCAAGCCTGAAAATTTTCACATCCGCGTTCACTTAAGAGATAAGGACTCACTTAATCTGTTATCTCCTCAGCCGAAACAATCAGTCGTCAAGCGCTCTAATTATGAAAACGAGCAGCCCAAGGCCTCCATTATCGGCCTGAATGATCGACCGCTTCTGGTTCTTTATGGCTCTGACATGGGGACCTCCGAACAGCTTGCTAGGGAATTGGTTGACCTTGCGGAGTGGAATGGAATTCGCGGTGAGGTCGCTTCGCTTAACGATCGGCGAGGTCAATTACCTAAGGAAGGAGCCGTTATCATTATTTCCTCTTCATATAACGGAAAAGCCCCTATTAATGCTAAAGCTTTTTTACAATGGCTAGAAGGACTTGAATCTGAAGACTTGAGCGGCGTGACCTATGCCGTTTTTGGCTGTGGGGATCGAAATTGGGCCAGTACCTATCAACAGGCTCCTCGCCTGATTGACGAGCGCCTTGCAGAAAAGGGAGCAAAGCGTTTTTCATCTCGTGGAGAGGGGGATATGAGCGGCGATTTTGAAAAACAGTTTGACGACTGGAAAAGTCAAATGGTGACGGACGCTATGAAGACGTTCGGCTTAAAATTAGCTGCAAATGCAGCGAACAAACAGTCGACTCTTAGCGTGGAGTTTGTTAGTGGTCTTGTCATGTCACCCATTGTACAGTCCTATCAAGCAATTAAAGCTAAAGTTGTGGAAAATCAAGAACTTCAACAACCAGGGAGCGGGAGAAGTACCCGTCATATAGAATTTGAACTGCCTGAAGGATTCACTTATCAGGAAGGGGATCACTTAGGTATTTTTCCTCTAAATAGTCCGGAAAACGTTCAACGGGTTCTGAAACGTTTTGGATTGAAAGGCGGTGATCAAGTTATTTTGAAGGCAACGGGTTTAAGTGCCGCCCATTTGCCATTAGATCGCCCCGTTTCTTTGTTTGATTTACTCAGCCAATGTTTCGAACTCCAAGAACCTGGAACACGTGATCAAATACGGGAATTAGCGGCTAAGACGGTTTGTCCTCCACACCAGGCAGAATTGGAGAATTTATTGAAAGAGGAAGTCTATGAGAAACAAATCCTGCAAAAGAGGGTGACGATGCTGGATTTGATCGAAACGTACGAGGCGTGCACGATTTCCTTTGAACATTTTTTAGAATTGCTTCCTTCAAGAAAGCCAAGGTATTATTCGGTGTCCAGTTCGCCGCGAATGCAGCCTAGAAGGACTAGTATTACCGTGGCTATTGTCCGAGCGGATGCTTGGAGTGGAAAAGGGGAGTATAGAGGTGTTGCCTCTCAGTATTTGGAAGAAAGGAAACCGGGTGATGAGCTCATGGTCTTCGTCCGAAAACCGGAATCTGGATTTCAACTCCCAAGTCAGACCGAAACACCGATTATTATGGTGGGAGCAGGTACGGGTGTTGCCCCATTCCGCGGGTTTCTGCAGGCTCGCTCTCAATTAAAAAACGAGGGGCGTTCACTTGGTGAAGCTCATCTTTACTTTGGCTGCCGGAATGATTGGGACTATCTTTACCGAGAGGAGCTAGAAGGCTATGAGAAAAATGGATTGGTGACCCTTCATACAGCCTTTTCTCGTAAAAAAGGTGAGCTTAAAACGTATGTCCAACATTTAATCGCTCAAGAGAACGAAGCCTTCATGCAATTAATGGCACATGGTGCGAAGCTTTACGTCTGTGGGGACGGTCGTCACATGGCTAGAGATGTCGAAACCGAACTTATTCGAGGCTATCAGCAGGTCTATGGTGTCAATGAAACAGAAGCAAAGAAATGGTTGGAAGATCTTCAGAAACAAGAACAATATGTAAAGGACGTATGGGCAGGTTACTAA
- a CDS encoding S9 family peptidase produces MPKRPITAEDLCQFKFVGDPQVSPSKDKAAYVLTQVDQEKDGYYSFIYVTDLKGEGRQFTTHYSKDSLVKDTAPKWSPDGQQLAFRSNRTGKNQVWLLPIDGGEAVQLTDVKQGIGEFTWSPDGKQLALTISGELKLTSDKEEVNKENKSDVKVITRLRYKGDGAGIYNDDHQHVYLFDIESKSYIKVTEGEHDFSEPRFTPDGKNLFYVGTKAEDKEWGYLPAIWKYDLSSKEERLFYQGNGYLMAPSFSPDGKYLAVAGHTRGERSQGNTHVLVLSLETGELTNLTEDFDYTVGNLVGVDAKYDPAGQRLVWNASSTHIYFNATIGADCQLFKVDLNGAVSPALSPADATITSFDILSDDSAVLVLATPFSTGDLTTQDLTNSENRQQLTYWNQKLYDEVHLSTPEKFTYKSTDGWEIEGWVMKPYGFEEGNTYPMILEIHGGPATSYGNGLHHEMQLMASKGYVVLYTNPRGSQGYGHDFVNAVIGDYGGMDYEDIMAGVDYALAHFHYIDQDQLFVTGGSYGGYMTNVVVTRTDRFKAAVTQRSICNWLSFYGTSDIGFFFTEWQHGHADLWDDVETLLKVSPLTYARNVKTPTLILHSEQDLRCPIEQGEQWYVALKRLGVDTKFVRFPDESHDLSRSGKPQHRLERLQHLIGWFDDHR; encoded by the coding sequence ATGCCCAAGCGTCCCATAACAGCCGAAGATCTTTGCCAATTTAAGTTTGTCGGAGATCCCCAAGTATCCCCTTCTAAAGACAAGGCAGCTTATGTCTTAACACAAGTCGATCAAGAAAAGGATGGCTACTATTCTTTCATCTACGTGACTGATTTAAAAGGTGAAGGCAGACAATTTACCACTCATTATTCGAAGGACAGCCTAGTAAAAGACACCGCTCCAAAGTGGTCACCAGATGGACAACAGCTTGCTTTTCGCTCAAACCGAACAGGAAAAAATCAAGTCTGGCTGTTACCCATCGATGGCGGTGAAGCTGTTCAATTAACCGACGTGAAGCAAGGAATTGGTGAATTTACTTGGTCCCCTGATGGCAAGCAGCTTGCTCTTACTATCAGCGGTGAGCTCAAGCTTACTTCTGACAAGGAAGAAGTAAATAAGGAAAACAAAAGTGATGTGAAAGTCATTACTCGCCTTCGCTACAAAGGCGATGGAGCGGGTATCTATAATGATGATCATCAGCATGTCTACTTGTTTGATATTGAAAGCAAATCTTACATAAAAGTAACTGAAGGTGAACATGACTTCTCAGAGCCTCGTTTTACGCCTGATGGAAAGAACCTTTTCTATGTTGGAACAAAAGCTGAGGATAAAGAGTGGGGCTATCTCCCTGCCATATGGAAATACGATCTTTCGTCTAAGGAAGAACGTCTTTTTTATCAGGGGAATGGCTATCTAATGGCTCCTTCCTTTTCACCAGACGGCAAATATCTCGCAGTGGCGGGTCACACTCGCGGAGAACGAAGCCAAGGGAATACCCATGTTCTTGTTCTTTCTTTAGAAACTGGTGAGTTGACTAATTTAACCGAGGACTTTGATTATACTGTCGGGAATCTTGTCGGCGTTGATGCCAAATACGATCCAGCAGGTCAACGATTAGTTTGGAATGCTTCTAGCACTCATATTTATTTTAACGCCACCATTGGAGCGGATTGTCAGCTTTTCAAGGTCGATCTCAATGGGGCTGTGTCACCCGCGCTCTCTCCAGCTGACGCCACCATCACATCATTTGATATCTTAAGTGATGATTCAGCTGTACTCGTATTAGCAACCCCTTTCTCGACAGGTGACCTTACGACTCAAGATTTAACTAATAGTGAAAACAGACAGCAACTCACATATTGGAACCAAAAACTCTATGATGAAGTTCATTTAAGCACGCCAGAAAAATTCACTTATAAAAGTACGGATGGGTGGGAAATTGAAGGCTGGGTGATGAAGCCTTATGGTTTTGAAGAGGGGAATACCTATCCAATGATTCTTGAAATTCATGGCGGTCCTGCCACCTCATATGGAAACGGACTCCATCATGAAATGCAGCTCATGGCTTCAAAAGGCTATGTTGTCCTCTACACTAATCCAAGAGGAAGCCAAGGCTACGGTCATGACTTTGTCAATGCCGTCATCGGCGATTATGGCGGTATGGATTACGAAGATATTATGGCAGGTGTTGATTATGCCTTAGCCCATTTCCATTATATCGATCAAGATCAGCTTTTCGTTACGGGAGGAAGTTATGGCGGCTATATGACCAATGTCGTGGTAACGCGTACGGATCGTTTCAAGGCAGCCGTCACACAGCGCAGTATCTGCAACTGGCTCAGCTTCTATGGCACAAGTGATATCGGCTTCTTCTTCACAGAATGGCAGCACGGACATGCAGACTTATGGGATGATGTTGAAACACTGTTGAAGGTTTCACCACTCACTTACGCACGTAACGTAAAAACGCCGACTCTCATTCTTCACAGTGAACAGGATTTGCGCTGTCCAATAGAGCAAGGCGAACAATGGTATGTCGCCCTTAAACGCCTTGGTGTCGACACTAAATTCGTTCGTTTCCCAGATGAAAGCCATGACTTGTCACGATCAGGTAAGCCACAGCACCGATTAGAGCGTCTGCAGCATCTCATCGGCTGGTTCGATGATCATCGTTAA
- a CDS encoding P1 family peptidase, with translation MLNQKRLRDYGVTIGGLEPGPKNAITDVEGVAVGHVTISDRCKQTGVTAILPHQGNVFKEKLIASCHIINGFGKTMGTLQLNELGTLETPIILTNTLSIGVAADACFDYTLERNPEIGRTTGTVNPVIGECNDMFLNDIRGKYVTREHVFQALEQASSTFSEGSVGAGRGMLCYSLKGGVGSSSRRFELEHGIYTIGVLVVSNFGLLGDLRINGNPIGATLKQALSNEIEEKDKGSIMIIVATDLPVSNRQINRLLKRSVTGLSRTGSMISNGSGDVVIGFSTATKIPHDKTKELLSIPAVHEGDLDIAFRAIGEATEEAILNALVTAERVVGRDGNERPALRDLIEHYHILLS, from the coding sequence ATGTTAAACCAAAAAAGATTGCGAGATTATGGGGTCACAATAGGGGGCTTAGAGCCTGGACCTAAAAATGCGATTACAGATGTAGAAGGGGTTGCGGTTGGACATGTTACAATCAGTGACCGCTGCAAGCAAACAGGAGTAACGGCCATACTCCCGCATCAGGGGAATGTATTTAAGGAGAAATTAATAGCCTCATGCCATATTATTAATGGATTTGGTAAGACGATGGGGACGCTTCAGCTAAACGAATTAGGGACCTTGGAAACCCCTATTATTCTTACTAATACATTAAGCATAGGTGTTGCAGCAGACGCATGTTTTGACTACACGTTGGAGCGTAATCCGGAAATAGGCAGGACGACGGGAACGGTCAACCCTGTTATCGGCGAATGCAATGACATGTTTTTAAATGATATAAGGGGCAAATATGTAACAAGAGAGCATGTTTTTCAAGCGCTTGAGCAGGCGTCTTCTACTTTCAGTGAAGGTTCTGTTGGGGCAGGGCGGGGGATGCTTTGTTATTCCCTAAAAGGCGGAGTTGGTTCGTCATCCAGGCGGTTCGAGTTAGAGCATGGGATCTATACAATAGGGGTTTTAGTCGTCTCTAATTTTGGTCTTCTAGGTGATCTCCGCATTAATGGGAATCCAATTGGTGCAACATTAAAACAAGCATTAAGTAACGAAATTGAAGAAAAGGATAAGGGATCGATCATGATCATTGTCGCAACGGACTTGCCTGTTTCCAATAGGCAGATTAACCGACTGCTTAAACGTTCTGTTACTGGATTATCGAGGACTGGCTCCATGATCTCAAACGGAAGCGGGGATGTTGTGATTGGATTTTCAACGGCAACTAAAATCCCGCATGATAAAACAAAAGAGCTGCTTTCTATCCCAGCAGTTCATGAAGGCGATCTGGATATCGCTTTTCGAGCCATTGGCGAAGCAACAGAGGAAGCGATCTTAAATGCTTTAGTGACAGCTGAAAGGGTGGTAGGGCGCGATGGAAATGAACGGCCAGCGCTTCGTGACTTAATCGAGCATTATCATATCTTGCTGTCTTAA
- a CDS encoding isochorismatase family cysteine hydrolase translates to MNNSSKKTALLVMDLQNGIVSHFAENKEALLPFQKAIASAREHHIPVIFVRVGFSEGYPEVSPNNKGFSAVASHGGMTTSDESTQIHESVKPEKDEPVVTKYRVSAFAGSTLEVILRSKQIDSIVLTGISTSGVVLSTLREAADKDYTITVLSDACLDRDPEVHRVLTEKVFPRQADVVTVDSWINTLD, encoded by the coding sequence ATGAACAATTCTTCAAAAAAAACAGCCTTATTAGTCATGGATTTGCAAAACGGGATCGTTTCGCATTTTGCTGAAAACAAGGAAGCCCTCCTTCCCTTTCAAAAAGCTATAGCTAGCGCCCGTGAGCATCACATTCCTGTTATTTTCGTCCGCGTTGGGTTTAGCGAAGGCTATCCGGAGGTTTCTCCTAATAATAAGGGTTTTTCAGCCGTTGCTTCACATGGTGGAATGACAACTTCAGACGAATCGACACAGATTCATGAATCGGTTAAACCTGAGAAGGATGAGCCTGTTGTCACTAAATATCGCGTAAGTGCTTTTGCAGGAAGCACATTAGAGGTCATCCTCCGCTCTAAGCAAATTGATTCGATTGTACTCACGGGTATTTCAACGAGTGGTGTCGTCTTATCAACATTGCGAGAAGCAGCGGACAAAGATTATACGATAACCGTCCTAAGTGATGCCTGTCTTGACAGAGATCCTGAGGTACACCGCGTCCTTACTGAGAAAGTATTTCCTCGACAAGCTGATGTTGTGACCGTCGACTCCTGGATCAATACATTAGATTAA
- a CDS encoding TetR/AcrR family transcriptional regulator: MKDSENLFNRSERRDAAQNRQRILDTALKLFNEYGVENVSMNQIANVAQIGPGTLYRRYRNKGELCLDLIKDNVVLLFEDLDAFLEENQNLPPEDRLKSILQYYIKFRESKAQLLKGVEDFERSNRTQSNGQSPLYNELHQILVSVFDEMKDSELNSPNSAFRADMLLAALKSDTYLFQREVRGYAPDEILDQLWATFIGK, encoded by the coding sequence ATGAAGGATAGTGAGAACTTGTTCAACCGTTCGGAACGTCGTGATGCTGCCCAAAATCGCCAACGTATATTGGATACAGCGTTGAAACTTTTTAATGAATATGGGGTCGAGAACGTTAGCATGAACCAAATTGCAAACGTCGCTCAAATTGGGCCTGGAACGCTCTATCGCCGTTACCGAAATAAAGGAGAATTGTGTTTAGATTTAATTAAAGATAATGTTGTCCTTCTTTTTGAAGATTTAGATGCTTTTCTCGAAGAAAACCAGAACTTGCCGCCTGAAGATCGATTAAAAAGCATTTTGCAATACTATATCAAGTTTAGAGAAAGCAAGGCTCAGTTGCTGAAAGGTGTTGAAGATTTTGAGAGGTCGAACAGAACCCAATCAAATGGTCAAAGCCCCTTATACAACGAATTACACCAGATCCTTGTTTCTGTATTTGATGAAATGAAGGATTCGGAACTTAATTCTCCAAATAGTGCCTTTCGAGCAGACATGCTTCTTGCTGCTTTAAAGAGCGACACCTACCTATTTCAGCGAGAAGTGAGAGGTTATGCTCCTGACGAGATATTGGATCAACTATGGGCTACCTTTATCGGCAAGTAG
- a CDS encoding ribonuclease H-like YkuK family protein, which translates to MANFKLYNYTFQNLQEKEMSFEQVFEYIVQFMKRDPRGNFKLMVGTDSQVHPTYTRFITGIVIQQERKGAWACIRRVVVPRQMTNLHERISFETSLTEDIVSMFSEERKNQLIDIVLPHIYKGSTFTMEGHLDIGSGKRNKTRIFVEEMTARIEAMGIEPRIKPMSFVASSYANRYTK; encoded by the coding sequence ATGGCTAACTTTAAATTGTATAATTATACCTTTCAAAATTTGCAAGAAAAAGAGATGTCCTTTGAGCAGGTCTTCGAGTATATCGTCCAATTTATGAAACGCGATCCGCGCGGAAATTTCAAGTTAATGGTTGGAACCGATTCACAAGTGCACCCTACTTATACTCGATTTATAACAGGGATTGTTATTCAGCAGGAACGAAAAGGGGCATGGGCCTGTATTCGCAGGGTGGTCGTTCCTCGTCAAATGACCAATTTGCATGAACGAATCTCCTTTGAAACGTCACTGACTGAAGATATCGTCTCTATGTTTTCGGAAGAACGAAAGAATCAGCTGATTGATATTGTCCTGCCGCATATTTATAAAGGGTCTACTTTTACGATGGAGGGACATCTCGACATTGGATCAGGAAAGCGAAACAAGACACGTATTTTTGTGGAAGAGATGACTGCACGTATTGAAGCTATGGGGATTGAACCGAGAATTAAACCGATGTCGTTTGTCGCGAGTTCTTATGCGAATCGGTATACGAAATAA
- a CDS encoding DUF72 domain-containing protein produces the protein MIYIGLTGWGDHPSLYPPGLKAKDKLTEYSSHFLIVEVDTSFYAIPAVSHAEKWVSETPEGFRFVVKAYQGMTQHQRKNEIPYSTVEEMFHAYKESLSPYLESQKLAAVLFQFPPWFDCRRENVAYLRHCKKMMGDIPLALEFRHQSWYQANYREQTLLFMKREGWIHSIADEPQAGIGSVPFVPVAIDPNLTIVRMHGRHVQGWNKKEGVNWRDVRFLYHYSKLELAEMKSFVQELAKDSRDIVVLFNNNSGGDAAENAKEFQHLLGIEYKGLSSKQLDLF, from the coding sequence ATGATTTACATTGGTTTGACGGGATGGGGAGATCATCCTTCTCTTTATCCTCCAGGTCTAAAAGCAAAGGACAAGCTCACGGAGTACAGCAGTCATTTTCTTATCGTTGAAGTGGATACCTCTTTTTATGCCATTCCGGCTGTTAGCCATGCTGAAAAATGGGTGAGTGAGACGCCGGAGGGCTTCCGATTCGTCGTGAAGGCTTATCAAGGGATGACTCAGCACCAGCGAAAGAACGAGATCCCCTATTCAACGGTTGAGGAGATGTTCCATGCCTACAAGGAGTCCTTGTCTCCGTATTTGGAAAGCCAAAAATTAGCTGCCGTCTTATTTCAATTTCCGCCTTGGTTTGATTGCCGAAGAGAAAATGTGGCTTATTTAAGACACTGTAAAAAAATGATGGGAGATATCCCGCTTGCTTTGGAGTTCCGACATCAATCTTGGTATCAAGCGAACTACCGGGAGCAGACTTTGCTATTTATGAAGCGGGAAGGATGGATTCACTCGATTGCGGATGAACCTCAGGCCGGCATCGGCTCGGTTCCGTTTGTGCCAGTTGCAATCGATCCCAATCTAACCATTGTTCGAATGCATGGTCGACATGTTCAAGGATGGAATAAGAAAGAGGGTGTTAATTGGCGAGACGTCCGATTTTTGTATCACTATAGTAAACTAGAATTGGCAGAAATGAAATCTTTTGTTCAGGAACTAGCAAAGGATTCTCGGGATATAGTGGTGTTGTTTAATAATAACTCCGGTGGTGACGCAGCGGAAAACGCCAAAGAATTTCAACACCTTTTAGGGATTGAATACAAAGGTTTGTCTTCCAAACAATTGGATTTATTTTAA
- a CDS encoding ABC transporter permease produces the protein MEVIFLFGMLVFQIKLPFTTFGVLIIIWMVSIFSACGFGLIIGSFCLWSPSMHMWSNLLASLLLLLSGANYSLEAMPVWVRIMAQCVPLTRGVELTKAIINSEDYSKVDSLLTQEFLLGCIGFLISLVMIKYAEYLSRIKGTMDLD, from the coding sequence TTGGAGGTTATTTTCTTATTCGGTATGCTCGTCTTTCAGATTAAGCTTCCATTCACGACGTTCGGTGTTCTGATTATTATTTGGATGGTTTCAATATTTTCAGCTTGCGGATTTGGTTTGATCATTGGCAGTTTTTGTCTCTGGTCTCCTTCTATGCATATGTGGTCGAATCTTCTTGCAAGCCTGCTGCTCCTTCTAAGCGGTGCCAACTATTCCTTAGAAGCGATGCCTGTGTGGGTCCGAATTATGGCCCAATGTGTACCGTTAACAAGAGGCGTCGAACTTACTAAAGCAATTATAAATAGTGAAGATTATTCGAAGGTTGACAGTCTTTTAACACAAGAATTTCTTCTTGGTTGTATAGGCTTCCTTATTAGTTTGGTTATGATAAAATACGCTGAATACCTTTCAAGAATAAAAGGAACTATGGATTTAGATTAG